One window from the genome of Streptomyces sp. NBC_00287 encodes:
- a CDS encoding ABC transporter ATP-binding protein, producing MSDVLELQDVSVVREGRALVDQVSWSVKEGERWVILGPNGAGKTTLLNVASSYLFPSKGTATILGDTLGKVDVFDLRPRIGMAGIAMADKLPKRQTVLETVLTAAYGMTATWHEDYDEVDEQRARAFLDRLGMSDYLERKFGTLSEGERKRTLIARALMTDPELLLLDEPAAGLDLGGREDLVRRLGRLARDPIAPSMIMVTHHVEEIAPGFTHVLMIRQGKVLAAGPLELELTSRNLSLCFGLPLVVEQNGERWTAQGLPLS from the coding sequence ATGAGCGATGTTCTGGAGCTTCAGGACGTATCCGTGGTCCGTGAGGGCCGGGCTCTCGTGGACCAGGTCTCCTGGTCGGTCAAGGAGGGCGAGCGCTGGGTGATCCTCGGCCCCAACGGCGCCGGCAAGACCACCCTCCTCAATGTCGCCTCCAGCTACCTCTTCCCGAGCAAGGGCACCGCCACCATCCTCGGCGACACCCTCGGCAAGGTCGACGTCTTCGACCTGCGCCCCCGCATCGGCATGGCCGGCATCGCCATGGCCGACAAGCTCCCCAAGCGCCAGACCGTGCTGGAGACCGTGCTCACCGCCGCGTACGGCATGACCGCGACCTGGCACGAGGACTACGACGAGGTCGACGAGCAGCGCGCCCGCGCCTTCCTCGACCGCCTCGGCATGAGCGACTACCTGGAGCGCAAGTTCGGCACCCTCTCCGAGGGCGAGCGCAAGCGCACCCTGATCGCCCGCGCCCTGATGACCGACCCCGAGCTGCTGCTCCTCGACGAGCCCGCCGCCGGCCTCGACCTCGGAGGCCGCGAGGACCTCGTACGCCGCCTCGGCCGCCTCGCCCGCGACCCGATCGCCCCCTCGATGATCATGGTCACCCACCATGTCGAGGAGATCGCCCCCGGCTTCACCCACGTCCTGATGATCCGTCAGGGCAAGGTCCTCGCCGCGGGACCGCTGGAGCTCGAACTCACCTCCCGCAACCTCTCCCTCTGCTTCGGCCTCCCGCTCGTCGTCGAGCAGAACGGCGAGCGCTGGACCGCCCAGGGTCTCCCGCTGTCCTGA
- a CDS encoding NfeD family protein, giving the protein MNDIDAWVWWLIGAAALGIPLVMTAMLELGMLALGAVAAAAVAGLGGGVVVQVLVFAAVSVALTLAVRPLAARHRTQRPQLVSGVEALKGKQAVVLERVDGSGGRIKLAGEIWSARSLDGGQAYEVGQAVDVVDIEGATAIVM; this is encoded by the coding sequence GTGAACGACATCGACGCATGGGTGTGGTGGCTGATCGGCGCGGCCGCGCTCGGAATCCCGCTCGTGATGACCGCGATGCTTGAACTCGGCATGCTCGCCCTCGGCGCCGTGGCGGCCGCGGCCGTGGCCGGACTCGGCGGCGGAGTCGTCGTCCAAGTCCTCGTGTTCGCCGCCGTCTCCGTCGCGTTGACCCTCGCCGTACGCCCCCTCGCCGCCAGGCATCGCACCCAGCGACCCCAACTCGTCTCGGGAGTCGAGGCGTTGAAGGGCAAGCAGGCGGTCGTACTGGAGCGCGTGGACGGCTCCGGCGGCCGGATCAAGCTCGCCGGGGAGATCTGGTCGGCCCGCTCCCTCGACGGCGGTCAGGCCTACGAAGTGGGTCAGGCGGTGGACGTCGTGGACATCGAGGGGGCCACGGCGATCGTCATGTGA
- a CDS encoding response regulator transcription factor: MADPIKVLLVDDHQVVRRGLRTFLEVQDDIEVVGEAADGAEGVARAEELRPDVVLMDVKMPGMDGVDALRKLRELDNPARVLIVTSFTEQRTVVPALRAGAAGYVYKDVDPDALAGAIRSVHAGHILLQPEVAGALLSQEDTSSGQGRGGSLTEREREVLGLIADGRSNREIARALVLSEKTVKTHVSNILMKLDLADRTQAALWAVRHGVAG; the protein is encoded by the coding sequence GTGGCTGACCCAATCAAGGTGCTGCTCGTCGACGACCACCAGGTCGTCCGCCGGGGCCTGCGCACATTCCTCGAAGTACAGGACGACATCGAGGTCGTGGGCGAGGCCGCCGACGGGGCCGAGGGAGTCGCCCGTGCCGAGGAGCTGCGGCCCGACGTCGTCCTGATGGACGTCAAGATGCCGGGCATGGACGGCGTCGACGCCCTGCGCAAGCTCCGCGAGCTGGACAACCCCGCGCGCGTGCTGATCGTCACCAGCTTCACCGAACAGCGCACGGTGGTCCCGGCCCTGCGCGCCGGTGCCGCCGGTTACGTCTACAAGGATGTCGACCCCGACGCCCTGGCCGGCGCCATCCGCTCCGTCCACGCCGGGCACATCCTGCTCCAGCCCGAGGTCGCCGGGGCCCTGCTGTCCCAGGAGGACACGAGCTCAGGACAGGGCAGGGGCGGTTCGCTGACCGAACGGGAGCGCGAGGTGCTCGGCCTGATAGCGGACGGCCGCTCCAACCGGGAGATCGCCCGCGCGCTGGTGCTCTCCGAGAAGACGGTGAAGACGCATGTGTCGAACATCCTGATGAAGCTCGACCTGGCGGACCGCACACAGGCGGCACTGTGGGCGGTACGGCACGGTGTGGCCGGATAA
- a CDS encoding SPFH domain-containing protein, with protein sequence MEPVIIVLIILVVLVFIALIKTIQVIPQASAAIVERFGRYTRTLNAGLNIVVPFIDTIRNRIDLREQVVPFPPQPVITQDNLVVNIDTVIYYQVTDARAATYEVASYIQAIEQLTVTTLRNIIGGMDLERTLTSREEINAALRGVLDEATGKWGIRVNRVELKAIEPPTSIQDSMEKQMRADRDKRAAILTAEGTRQAAILTAEGEKQSQILRAEGEAKAAALRAEGEAQAVRTVFEAIHAGDPDQKLLSYQYLQMLPKIAEGDANKLWIVPSEIGDALKGLSGAMGNFGNFGGGSGGGNSGTSGAERREKPSID encoded by the coding sequence ATGGAACCGGTCATCATCGTCTTGATCATTCTGGTGGTGTTGGTCTTCATCGCCCTGATCAAGACGATCCAAGTCATCCCACAGGCCAGCGCCGCCATTGTCGAGCGCTTCGGCCGGTACACGCGGACGCTGAACGCGGGCCTCAACATCGTCGTTCCGTTCATAGACACCATCCGCAACCGCATCGACCTGCGCGAACAGGTCGTGCCCTTCCCGCCCCAGCCGGTGATCACCCAGGACAACCTGGTGGTGAACATCGACACGGTCATCTACTACCAGGTCACGGACGCGCGGGCGGCCACCTACGAAGTCGCCAGCTACATCCAGGCGATCGAGCAACTGACGGTCACCACCCTCCGCAACATCATCGGAGGCATGGACCTGGAGCGCACCCTCACCTCCCGCGAGGAGATCAACGCGGCTCTGCGCGGAGTCCTCGACGAGGCGACGGGCAAGTGGGGCATCCGCGTGAACCGCGTGGAGTTGAAGGCGATCGAACCCCCCACCTCCATCCAGGACTCGATGGAGAAGCAGATGCGCGCCGACCGCGACAAGCGCGCCGCGATCCTCACTGCCGAAGGCACGCGTCAGGCCGCCATCCTCACCGCCGAGGGCGAGAAGCAGTCCCAGATCCTGCGCGCCGAGGGCGAGGCCAAGGCCGCGGCCCTGCGCGCCGAGGGCGAGGCCCAGGCAGTCCGCACGGTCTTCGAAGCCATCCACGCCGGCGACCCCGACCAGAAGCTCCTCAGCTACCAGTACCTCCAGATGCTCCCCAAGATCGCCGAGGGCGACGCCAACAAGCTCTGGATCGTCCCCAGCGAAATCGGCGACGCCCTCAAGGGCCTGTCCGGCGCGATGGGCAACTTCGGCAACTTCGGCGGCGGTTCAGGCGGCGGCAACAGCGGCACAAGCGGCGCAGAACGCCGAGAGAAGCCGAGCATCGACTGA
- the chpE gene encoding chaplin ChpE, whose translation MKNLKKAAAVTMVAGGLIAAGAGMASATDGGSLADGKAVGSPGVGSGNVVQAPVHIPVNAVGNSVNVIGVLNPAFGNLGVNH comes from the coding sequence GTGAAGAACCTGAAGAAGGCAGCGGCCGTGACGATGGTGGCCGGCGGTCTGATCGCCGCCGGGGCCGGGATGGCCTCCGCCACGGACGGCGGCTCGCTGGCCGACGGCAAGGCCGTGGGCTCCCCGGGCGTCGGCTCGGGCAATGTCGTCCAGGCCCCGGTGCACATCCCGGTCAACGCGGTCGGCAACAGCGTGAACGTCATCGGCGTCCTGAACCCGGCCTTCGGCAACCTGGGCGTCAACCACTGA